The Vulpes lagopus strain Blue_001 chromosome 14, ASM1834538v1, whole genome shotgun sequence genome window below encodes:
- the VPREB1 gene encoding immunoglobulin iota chain yields the protein MSWIPVLLALLAHCIGGGSQPVLNQPPSMSSSLGTTIHLPCTLSRDHDVSVYNIFWYQQKPGQPPRFLLRYFSHLDNHQGFKISPRFSGSKDVAKNTGYLSISELQPEDEATYFCAVGAQSLEREKEMRREEKEAAGPGSQAPPDTLALK from the exons CACTTCTGGCACACTGCATAG GTGGTGGCTCCCAGCCGGTGCTGAACCAGCCACCATCCATGTCCTCGTCCCTCGGAACCACAATCCACCTGCCTTGCACCTTGAGCAGGGACCACGACGTCAGCGTTTACAACATCTTCTGGTACCAGCAGAAGCCCGGCCAGCCTCCCAGATTCTTGCTGAGATATTTCTCCCACTTGGACAACCACCAGGGCTTTAAGATCTCCCCTCGCTTCTCTGGATCCAAAGATGTGGCCAAGAACACCGGGTATTTGAGCATCTCGGAGCTGCAGCCTGAGGATGAGGCTACATATTTCTGTGCTGTGGGGGCCCAGAgcttggagagggagaaggagatgaggagggaagagaaggaggctgctggCCCAGGGTCCCAGGCTCCCCCGGACACACTCGCCTTGAAGTGA